Proteins co-encoded in one Desulfomicrobium macestii genomic window:
- the metW gene encoding methionine biosynthesis protein MetW: MDAEQCRDLPELRFDLRIVASWIEPGSRVLDLGCADGKLLRVLRDTKDVVGLGIEHDEDEVVSCIAQGLSVIHGDINRELAGFPDNAFDYVVVSQTLQQAYEPTALLQQLLRVGRRGIVSFPNFCCLPIRLQMAFSGHVPVTPELPYQWYNTPNIRVLSLEDFRAYSRAVPFAITRSLAVNPSGDGGMREVRFWPNLLASYGIFMITAA, from the coding sequence ATGGATGCTGAGCAATGCCGGGATCTGCCGGAACTGCGTTTCGACCTGCGCATAGTGGCCTCCTGGATCGAGCCGGGCAGCCGGGTGCTCGATCTTGGCTGCGCCGACGGAAAACTGCTGCGCGTGCTGCGGGACACCAAGGATGTCGTCGGTCTGGGTATCGAGCACGACGAGGACGAGGTGGTGTCGTGCATCGCGCAGGGCCTGTCCGTGATCCACGGGGACATCAACAGGGAGCTGGCCGGGTTTCCCGACAACGCCTTCGACTATGTCGTGGTTTCCCAGACCCTGCAGCAGGCCTATGAACCGACGGCCCTCCTGCAGCAGCTACTTCGGGTCGGCCGCCGGGGCATCGTCAGTTTTCCCAATTTCTGCTGCCTGCCGATCCGGTTGCAGATGGCCTTTTCGGGGCATGTTCCGGTCACGCCCGAGCTGCCCTATCAGTGGTACAACACGCCGAACATCCGGGTGCTGAGCCTTGAGGATTTCAGGGCCTATTCGCGGGCCGTGCCCTTCGCCATCACGCGCTCCCTGGCCGTGAACCCGTCCGGGGATGGAGGCATGCGCGAGGTCCGTTTCTGGCCCAATTTGCTGGCTTCGTACGGAATTTTCATGATAACCGCCGCATAA
- a CDS encoding O-acetylhomoserine aminocarboxypropyltransferase/cysteine synthase family protein, whose protein sequence is MQRFETKALHGGYTPDATGSRAVPVHRTSAYLFKDAGHAADLFALRQAGNIYTRLGGPTQEVLETRLAQLEGGKAALALASGTAAIHYTVINICRQGDELVSSSTLYGGTHTMFAAILPDAGITTRFVDIHNPDAVRAAINERTRLIFTEVIGNPALDVANIEALSAIAHEHGLPLVVDATFTTPYLFRPLEYGADIVVHSLTKWIGGHGTAIGGAVIDGGGFDWTDPKFALYNEPDSSYHGMRYAHDLGEMNHLAFILRMRLVPLRNLGACLSPDNCWIFLQGLETLALRMERHSENALQVAEFLAGHPKVSWVRYPGLPGDPSYDLARTMFPRGFGGMVVFGVKGGLEAGRDFIGRLGMVSHLANVGDAKSLAIHPASTTHSQLSEEEQAAGGITPDLVRFSVGIEHIDDILADLDQALE, encoded by the coding sequence ATGCAACGATTTGAAACCAAGGCCCTGCACGGTGGCTACACTCCCGACGCCACGGGTTCGCGCGCCGTCCCGGTGCACCGCACTTCGGCCTATCTGTTCAAGGATGCCGGGCATGCGGCCGACCTGTTCGCCCTGCGTCAGGCGGGCAACATCTACACCCGTCTCGGGGGGCCGACCCAGGAGGTCCTGGAGACCCGCCTGGCTCAGCTCGAAGGCGGCAAGGCCGCCCTGGCCCTGGCCTCGGGCACGGCGGCCATCCATTACACGGTCATCAACATCTGCCGCCAGGGCGACGAACTCGTTTCGTCCTCGACCCTCTACGGCGGCACGCACACCATGTTCGCCGCCATCCTGCCCGACGCCGGGATCACTACCCGGTTCGTCGACATCCACAATCCGGATGCCGTGCGCGCGGCCATAAACGAACGCACCCGGCTCATCTTCACCGAAGTCATCGGCAATCCGGCCCTGGACGTGGCCAACATAGAGGCCCTGTCCGCCATTGCCCACGAGCACGGGTTGCCGCTGGTGGTGGACGCGACTTTTACTACTCCCTACCTGTTCCGGCCCCTGGAGTACGGGGCGGACATTGTCGTGCATTCGCTCACCAAATGGATCGGCGGGCACGGCACGGCCATCGGAGGCGCGGTCATCGACGGGGGCGGCTTCGATTGGACCGACCCGAAGTTCGCCCTCTACAACGAGCCGGACTCTTCCTACCACGGCATGCGCTACGCCCATGATCTCGGCGAGATGAATCATCTGGCCTTCATTCTGCGCATGCGCCTGGTGCCGCTCAGAAATCTTGGCGCGTGCCTCTCGCCCGACAACTGCTGGATCTTCCTGCAGGGCCTCGAAACCCTGGCCCTGCGCATGGAGAGGCACAGCGAGAACGCGTTGCAGGTGGCCGAATTTCTGGCCGGGCACCCGAAGGTGTCCTGGGTGCGCTATCCCGGCCTGCCGGGCGACCCTTCCTACGATCTGGCCCGGACCATGTTCCCGCGCGGGTTCGGCGGCATGGTCGTGTTCGGGGTCAAGGGCGGGCTCGAGGCGGGGCGGGATTTCATCGGCCGCCTGGGCATGGTTTCGCATCTGGCCAACGTCGGCGATGCCAAGAGCCTGGCCATCCATCCGGCCAGCACCACCCACTCCCAGCTCTCGGAAGAGGAGCAGGCCGCAGGGGGCATCACCCCGGATCTGGTCCGCTTTTCCGTCGGGATCGAGCACATCGACGACATCCTGGCCGACCTGGATCAGGCGCTGGAATGA
- a CDS encoding DUF4242 domain-containing protein, whose translation MPKYIIEREIPGAGSMSAETLQGISKHSCGVLQEMGPSIQWVESFVTPDKIYCVYIAPSEEAVREHATKGGFPANSVSEVKTIIDPTTSEG comes from the coding sequence ATGCCGAAGTACATCATCGAGCGCGAGATCCCCGGCGCGGGCAGCATGTCCGCCGAAACCCTGCAAGGCATTTCCAAGCATTCCTGCGGAGTGCTGCAGGAGATGGGGCCGTCCATCCAGTGGGTCGAGAGCTTCGTGACGCCGGACAAGATCTACTGCGTGTACATCGCCCCCAGTGAGGAGGCCGTGCGCGAGCACGCCACCAAGGGCGGCTTCCCGGCCAACAGCGTGAGCGAAGTCAAGACCATCATCGACCCGACCACGTCCGAGGGATAG
- a CDS encoding TRAP transporter large permease gives MGVAMFLTLFVLLCLGVPIAVCIGFASIAGMLVTSLPTNPIVIGQRMFTAVDSFPFMAIPFFMLAGGVMEHGGISRRLVRLASTLVGSLRGGLGLITVVASAFFGAISGSNPATVAAIGGIMAPSMIKKKYPPDFAAAVCAASGTLGVIIPPSIPMITYGVVAGVSIGDLFLAGIIPGLFLALVLCACVWGVAAKLNIPLENPVSGREIVTAFADASLALIMPAIILGGIYGGVFTPTEAGAVATAYSLLVSVLVYREMDLGTLRTVIVKAGISSAMVFFVIATSQSFSWLINVGRISQLIATTMLGLTSEPFLILTLINILLLFLGIFLETQAIILLMAPILLPIAKTIGLDPLHLGIIIVVNTSIGMITPPMAVNLFVAQGIVREYGTSLERISRRIIPFFLAELAALLLVSNFPSISLGLLQLIR, from the coding sequence ATGGGCGTCGCAATGTTTTTGACCCTCTTCGTGCTGCTCTGCCTGGGCGTGCCCATCGCCGTGTGCATCGGCTTCGCCTCCATCGCAGGCATGCTGGTCACCAGCCTGCCGACCAATCCCATAGTCATCGGGCAGCGCATGTTCACGGCAGTGGATTCCTTCCCCTTCATGGCCATCCCCTTTTTCATGCTGGCCGGCGGCGTCATGGAGCACGGCGGCATCTCGCGGCGCCTGGTGCGCCTGGCCTCGACCCTGGTCGGCTCCCTGCGCGGCGGATTGGGGCTCATCACCGTCGTCGCCTCGGCCTTCTTCGGGGCCATCAGCGGCTCCAACCCGGCCACCGTGGCGGCCATCGGCGGCATCATGGCACCGTCCATGATCAAGAAGAAGTACCCCCCGGATTTCGCCGCCGCCGTCTGTGCGGCCAGCGGCACGCTGGGAGTCATCATTCCGCCGTCCATACCCATGATCACCTACGGCGTCGTAGCCGGAGTTTCCATCGGAGATCTCTTCCTGGCCGGCATCATACCCGGCCTGTTCCTGGCCTTGGTTCTATGTGCCTGCGTGTGGGGCGTAGCGGCAAAGCTGAACATCCCTTTGGAAAACCCCGTGTCCGGCCGCGAAATCGTGACCGCCTTTGCCGACGCAAGCCTGGCCCTGATCATGCCCGCCATCATCCTCGGCGGCATTTACGGCGGAGTATTCACACCCACGGAAGCCGGCGCCGTGGCCACGGCCTACAGCCTGCTGGTCAGCGTCCTGGTATACCGGGAAATGGACTTGGGCACCCTGCGCACGGTCATCGTCAAGGCCGGCATCAGCTCGGCCATGGTCTTCTTCGTCATCGCCACCTCGCAGTCCTTTTCCTGGCTCATCAACGTGGGACGCATCTCGCAACTCATCGCCACGACGATGCTAGGACTGACCAGCGAACCGTTCCTGATCCTGACCCTGATCAATATCCTGCTCCTCTTCCTGGGCATATTTCTGGAAACCCAGGCAATCATCCTTCTCATGGCCCCAATCCTGCTGCCCATCGCCAAGACCATCGGCCTGGACCCGCTGCATCTGGGCATCATCATCGTGGTCAACACCTCCATCGGCATGATCACTCCACCCATGGCGGTGAACCTGTTCGTGGCCCAGGGCATAGTGCGAGAGTACGGCACCTCCCTGGAACGCATCAGCCGCAGGATCATCCCCTTCTTCCTGGCCGAACTGGCGGCGCTGCTCCTTGTCAGCAACTTCCCGTCCATATCCCTGGGGCTGCTCCAGCTCATCCGCTGA
- a CDS encoding TRAP transporter small permease, with amino-acid sequence MRNILDNIEEYAMLVLLPAMVVVVLLATLARYTGLFPMFWGEELARYIMVYLAYIGMSLAMKRGAHIGVTFITDQFTHPAVVAFFKILRLLIVLTFCGVITWFLSRIIANQMSSGQTSPSLWIPIWIPYAAVPLGMVLMAWRAIEAFVIDWKQSGKEA; translated from the coding sequence GTGCGCAACATCCTGGACAACATCGAGGAATACGCCATGCTGGTGCTGCTGCCGGCCATGGTCGTGGTGGTCCTGCTGGCCACCCTGGCCCGCTACACCGGGCTTTTCCCCATGTTCTGGGGCGAGGAACTGGCCCGGTACATCATGGTTTACCTAGCCTACATCGGCATGTCCCTGGCCATGAAACGCGGCGCGCACATCGGCGTGACCTTCATCACCGATCAGTTCACCCACCCGGCTGTCGTAGCCTTTTTCAAGATCCTGCGCCTGCTTATCGTTTTGACCTTCTGCGGCGTCATTACCTGGTTTCTGTCCCGGATCATCGCCAATCAGATGTCCTCGGGACAGACTTCGCCTTCATTGTGGATTCCCATCTGGATCCCTTATGCGGCCGTGCCCCTGGGCATGGTGCTCATGGCGTGGCGGGCCATCGAAGCCTTCGTCATCGACTGGAAACAGTCCGGGAAGGAGGCGTAA
- a CDS encoding TRAP transporter substrate-binding protein, whose amino-acid sequence MMKKAMCWALAAIVCVLFAAPVQAEKMVLRVSITLDPSSHYYKGLEMLDKLLKERTNGDLSLEIYHSAQLGSERDAVEGVSLGTLEMTLSSTGPLGNFTKDFMIFDLPFIIQDREKAYAWMDGPEGKRILDSLLGQNIVGLSIWENGFRHLTNSQRPVVNPEDAKGLKIRLMENPVHLATFRALGAYPTPMPFGELFTAMQQKTVDGQENPLVIIETSKFYEVQNQLALSGHFYSPAILLINKTVWEEKLTEAQRAIFMEAAAEARDWERNYSREMDTKLAETLKSRGMNVTEPDKKVWKEAVASVYKEFEGTIGKDAIQSLIDAQK is encoded by the coding sequence ATGATGAAAAAGGCAATGTGTTGGGCCCTGGCGGCCATCGTCTGCGTTCTGTTCGCAGCGCCCGTCCAGGCCGAGAAAATGGTGCTGCGGGTGTCCATCACCCTTGATCCGTCTTCGCACTACTACAAGGGCTTGGAGATGCTGGACAAGCTGCTCAAGGAGCGCACCAACGGCGATTTGAGCCTGGAAATCTATCACTCCGCGCAGCTCGGCTCCGAGCGCGACGCCGTGGAAGGAGTGTCCCTGGGAACCCTGGAAATGACGCTCAGTTCCACCGGCCCCCTGGGCAACTTCACCAAGGATTTCATGATCTTCGACTTGCCCTTCATCATCCAGGACCGTGAAAAGGCCTATGCCTGGATGGACGGCCCCGAAGGCAAGCGTATCCTCGACTCCCTGTTGGGCCAGAACATCGTCGGCCTGTCCATCTGGGAAAACGGATTCCGCCACCTGACCAACTCCCAGCGCCCCGTGGTCAACCCAGAGGACGCCAAGGGCCTCAAGATCCGCCTGATGGAAAACCCGGTGCACCTGGCCACGTTCCGTGCGCTTGGCGCCTACCCCACGCCCATGCCCTTCGGCGAACTGTTCACCGCAATGCAGCAGAAAACCGTGGACGGTCAGGAGAACCCCCTGGTCATCATCGAGACCTCCAAGTTCTATGAAGTCCAGAACCAGCTGGCCCTTTCCGGCCACTTCTATTCCCCAGCCATTCTGCTGATCAACAAGACCGTGTGGGAAGAAAAGCTGACCGAAGCGCAGCGCGCAATCTTCATGGAAGCCGCCGCCGAAGCCCGCGACTGGGAGCGCAACTACAGCCGCGAGATGGACACGAAGCTGGCCGAGACCCTCAAGTCCCGCGGCATGAACGTGACCGAGCCCGACAAGAAGGTCTGGAAGGAAGCCGTCGCCTCCGTCTACAAGGAGTTCGAGGGAACCATCGGCAAGGACGCCATCCAGAGCCTCATCGACGCTCAGAAGTAA
- the pdxA gene encoding 4-hydroxythreonine-4-phosphate dehydrogenase PdxA, with amino-acid sequence MSKPVICVPMGDPAGIGPEIIATAAVSPGILENARLVVIGHEPTLRQAARLMGVEPPLHRIDESCSDVREGVVNLIHLDNVDLGALRYGQVQAMCGQAAFDCIALSVKLAMDGRVDALATTPINKEALKAAHIDYIGHTEILADLSGSTDPLTMFQVHDLRVFFLTRHLSLADACKAVTRERLYNYIKRCTDALKLLGVDDPSLAVAGLNPHCGEHGLFGDEEVREMEPAIAQAQAEGYRVDGPRPADSVFHFALKGAWDAVLSLYHDQGHIATKMVDFERTISLTLGMPFLRTSVDHGTAFDIAGKGQASSVSMVEAIRLATLYAPRFRKNLG; translated from the coding sequence ATGTCGAAACCAGTCATTTGCGTTCCAATGGGCGATCCGGCCGGCATCGGCCCTGAAATCATCGCCACGGCAGCCGTTTCTCCGGGCATCCTCGAAAACGCCCGGCTTGTCGTCATAGGCCACGAACCAACACTGCGCCAAGCCGCCAGGCTCATGGGCGTCGAACCGCCCCTGCACCGCATCGACGAGTCCTGCTCCGATGTCCGTGAGGGCGTCGTCAACCTGATCCATCTGGACAACGTGGACCTCGGCGCCCTGCGCTACGGCCAGGTCCAGGCCATGTGCGGGCAGGCCGCCTTCGACTGCATCGCCCTGTCCGTGAAGCTGGCCATGGACGGCCGCGTGGACGCCCTGGCCACCACGCCCATCAACAAGGAAGCCCTCAAGGCCGCACATATCGACTACATCGGCCACACCGAGATCCTGGCCGACCTGAGCGGCAGCACCGACCCCCTGACCATGTTCCAGGTGCACGACCTGCGCGTCTTCTTTCTGACCCGCCACCTATCCCTGGCCGACGCCTGCAAGGCCGTAACCCGGGAGCGCCTTTACAACTACATCAAACGCTGCACTGACGCCCTGAAGCTCCTGGGCGTGGACGACCCGTCCCTGGCCGTGGCCGGCCTGAACCCGCACTGCGGCGAACACGGCCTCTTCGGCGACGAAGAGGTGCGCGAGATGGAGCCGGCCATCGCCCAGGCCCAGGCCGAGGGCTACCGCGTGGACGGCCCCCGGCCCGCCGACTCGGTCTTCCATTTCGCCCTCAAGGGTGCGTGGGACGCGGTCCTGTCGCTCTACCACGACCAGGGGCACATTGCGACCAAGATGGTCGATTTTGAGCGGACCATTTCCCTGACCCTGGGCATGCCCTTCCTGCGCACGTCCGTGGACCACGGCACGGCCTTCGACATCGCGGGCAAGGGACAGGCCAGCAGCGTGAGCATGGTGGAGGCCATCCGGCTGGCCACCCTCTACGCGCCGCGTTTCCGGAAGAACCTGGGCTAA
- a CDS encoding four-carbon acid sugar kinase family protein, which produces MCEVAIIADDLTGANAAGALLAGKGLKVLTSLGLEGFMSIRSTEFDAICVSTDSRLIPASAAREAVHAAVSAFMPLRPKVVTKRIDSTLRGNVGAEIEAALEAMGDEALAVVVPVFPASGRIAVGGYLIVNGVPLEKTAIANDPATPVHSSRPASIIAEQTALPINRLDLSTVMAGPDAIAHAVITRRSEGARILVADAVTDADIATIAAGLAQLDFPILSADPGPFTSALAEARGVGTRRTLEDAVLLTIGSASDLTCRQIEALRLAEPCALTRIDCRRLILEETRAEEISRAVRFLLDHADTAQVLGVYTVERREDVYVLNELAKQSRLTLHEVSSRINSGLAEISATLLGDSNSRIGGLYTSGGEVTLSVARHLGAVGFSVRDEVLPLAVYGRLVQGSCHDLPIVTKGGFVGDTQSLVQCVRYLKTKISTRTKLTTT; this is translated from the coding sequence ATGTGCGAAGTGGCCATCATCGCCGACGATCTGACCGGCGCCAATGCGGCGGGCGCCCTACTCGCCGGCAAGGGACTGAAAGTCCTGACCAGCCTGGGGCTGGAAGGTTTCATGTCCATTCGTTCCACAGAATTCGACGCGATCTGCGTCAGCACGGACAGCCGCCTGATTCCGGCCTCCGCAGCCCGCGAGGCCGTACACGCCGCCGTTTCCGCGTTCATGCCCCTACGGCCCAAGGTAGTCACAAAGCGCATCGACAGCACCCTGCGCGGCAACGTCGGCGCCGAGATCGAGGCGGCCCTCGAAGCCATGGGCGACGAAGCCCTGGCCGTGGTGGTCCCGGTCTTTCCAGCCTCTGGGCGCATTGCCGTGGGCGGCTATCTCATCGTCAACGGCGTGCCGCTGGAAAAGACGGCCATCGCCAACGATCCTGCCACGCCCGTGCACTCCTCCAGGCCGGCAAGCATCATCGCGGAGCAGACCGCCCTGCCCATCAACCGCCTGGATCTGTCCACGGTCATGGCCGGACCAGACGCCATCGCTCACGCCGTCATTACCAGGCGCAGCGAAGGCGCACGCATCCTCGTGGCCGATGCCGTGACCGACGCTGACATCGCGACCATCGCCGCAGGCTTGGCACAACTCGACTTTCCCATCCTCTCCGCAGACCCCGGACCCTTCACCTCGGCCCTGGCCGAAGCGCGCGGGGTCGGCACCCGGCGCACCCTGGAGGACGCCGTGCTGCTGACCATCGGCAGCGCCTCGGACCTGACCTGCCGCCAGATCGAGGCCCTGCGCCTGGCCGAGCCCTGCGCTCTGACGCGAATCGACTGCCGCAGGCTCATCCTCGAAGAGACCCGTGCCGAAGAAATTTCACGCGCCGTACGCTTCCTTCTCGACCACGCCGACACGGCGCAGGTCCTGGGCGTGTACACGGTGGAGCGCCGCGAAGACGTTTATGTGCTGAATGAACTCGCCAAACAAAGCCGTCTGACCCTGCACGAAGTGTCCAGCCGCATTAACTCCGGCCTGGCCGAAATCAGCGCCACTCTGCTGGGCGACTCGAACTCGCGTATCGGTGGTCTGTACACCTCCGGCGGCGAGGTGACATTGTCCGTCGCCCGCCATCTGGGCGCAGTAGGCTTCAGCGTACGCGACGAGGTATTGCCGCTGGCCGTATACGGCCGCTTGGTTCAAGGCTCCTGCCACGATCTGCCCATCGTCACCAAAGGCGGATTTGTTGGGGATACCCAGAGCCTTGTGCAATGCGTGCGATACCTCAAAACCAAAATTTCCACCCGAACCAAACTCACAACCACATAG
- a CDS encoding DeoR/GlpR family DNA-binding transcription regulator — protein MLPADRRKHILEHILTQGSANTEALARQYGVSAMTIRRDLRLLEEQRRIQVTHGGAVPPSFLHEDLPYESKKVSCLGAKRAIARIAEKMVEDNSCIILDAGTTTLELALLLRNRHLTVVTTDLQIALILSQSPTVTVHTTGGFVERITGAHVGEAAMSFLASVNAAQAFIGTNVWDAAHGVATTTAVKQHLKRRMMQSAEQRILLADSSKYGVYSTWRVAGLADFSCIVTDAELAGEHREAVSAAGAKLRLADGVNFGSGN, from the coding sequence ATGTTGCCAGCCGACCGCCGCAAACACATCCTGGAACACATCCTGACCCAGGGCAGCGCCAACACCGAAGCCCTGGCCCGCCAGTACGGCGTCTCGGCCATGACCATCCGCCGGGACCTGCGCCTCCTGGAGGAGCAACGCCGAATCCAGGTAACCCACGGCGGGGCGGTGCCCCCGAGCTTCCTGCACGAGGACCTGCCCTACGAGAGCAAGAAGGTGTCCTGCCTGGGGGCCAAGCGCGCCATCGCCCGGATTGCCGAGAAAATGGTCGAGGACAACAGCTGCATCATCCTCGACGCCGGGACCACGACCCTCGAACTCGCCCTCCTCCTGCGCAACCGCCATCTCACCGTCGTCACCACCGACCTGCAGATCGCCCTCATCCTGTCCCAGTCCCCCACCGTCACCGTGCACACCACAGGCGGCTTCGTCGAACGCATCACCGGTGCCCACGTCGGCGAGGCGGCCATGTCCTTTCTGGCCTCGGTCAACGCGGCCCAGGCCTTCATCGGAACCAACGTCTGGGACGCCGCTCACGGCGTGGCCACGACCACGGCCGTCAAGCAGCACCTCAAGCGGCGCATGATGCAAAGCGCCGAACAGAGGATCCTGCTAGCCGACTCAAGCAAATACGGCGTGTACAGCACCTGGCGCGTGGCCGGGCTGGCAGATTTTTCCTGTATTGTCACGGACGCGGAGCTGGCTGGAGAACACCGTGAAGCCGTCAGTGCCGCCGGAGCAAAACTGCGACTGGCCGACGGAGTGAATTTCGGGTCCGGAAACTGA
- the rhuM gene encoding virulence protein RhuM/Fic/DOC family protein translates to MTEIIIYEDPEATTAVQVTLDGETVWLTQAQMAELFGRERSVITRHVRNVFQDGELDRQAVCALFAQTAADGKKYQTEHYNLDVIISVGYRVKSPQGVRFRQWASSVLKDHLLKGYSLNRQRLGERGLEEAQAALDLMSRTLAANALVDDTGQAVVALIARYAKTWRLLLQYDEDRVPMPEGCSPARGVLECDRARAAIAGLKADLFARGEATQLFGQERDGALPGILGNIEQTMFGEALYASREEKAAHLLYFVIKDHPFADGNKRIGSFLFLLYLQQEEMALRMGDTALTALALLVAESLPRNKDLLIRLIVNLLAES, encoded by the coding sequence ATGACAGAAATCATCATTTACGAAGACCCTGAAGCGACCACGGCGGTGCAGGTCACGCTGGACGGAGAGACCGTGTGGCTGACCCAGGCCCAGATGGCGGAACTTTTTGGCCGGGAACGGTCCGTCATCACCCGACATGTCCGCAACGTTTTCCAGGACGGAGAGCTGGACAGACAAGCAGTATGTGCACTTTTTGCACAAACTGCGGCAGATGGAAAAAAATACCAAACCGAGCATTACAATCTTGATGTCATCATTTCCGTCGGATACCGGGTCAAATCCCCTCAAGGCGTGCGCTTCCGGCAATGGGCCTCGTCCGTGCTCAAGGACCATCTGCTCAAAGGGTATTCCCTGAACCGCCAGCGGCTTGGCGAACGCGGGCTGGAAGAGGCGCAGGCCGCCCTCGACCTCATGTCGCGGACCCTTGCGGCCAACGCGCTGGTGGACGACACCGGCCAGGCCGTGGTCGCCCTGATCGCGCGATATGCCAAGACCTGGCGGCTGCTCCTGCAATACGATGAAGACCGGGTGCCCATGCCCGAGGGATGCAGCCCTGCCCGGGGCGTTCTGGAGTGCGACAGGGCCAGGGCCGCCATCGCGGGGCTGAAGGCCGATCTGTTCGCGAGGGGTGAGGCCACCCAGCTTTTCGGGCAGGAGCGTGACGGTGCCCTGCCCGGCATCCTCGGCAACATCGAGCAGACCATGTTCGGAGAGGCCTTGTACGCCAGCCGGGAGGAAAAGGCCGCCCACCTCCTGTATTTCGTCATCAAAGACCACCCCTTCGCAGACGGCAACAAGCGCATCGGCTCCTTCCTGTTCCTGCTCTACCTGCAGCAGGAGGAAATGGCCCTGCGCATGGGCGACACGGCCCTGACCGCCCTGGCCCTGCTCGTGGCCGAAAGCCTCCCGAGGAACAAGGACCTGCTCATTCGGCTCATCGTCAATCTGCTGGCGGAATCGTGA
- a CDS encoding 6-phosphofructokinase, producing MALKRVGILTGGGDCSGLNAVIRAVTRTAIIQYGAEVVGLEDGFDGLVFNRTMPLTTRSTKDILTLGGTILGTTNKGNPFAYREFDDRGEIVVRDLSAQAMATFRSLELDCLFVVGGEGTLELGYKFQQMGMPVVGIPKTIDNDLFGTDYTFGFQTAVQVACDAMDRLHTTGRSHDRVMILEVMGRNAGWIALEAGLAGGAHIILIPEIPYNLDNVVTKIRHRIRGKSPFSIIMVAEGAREEGGERITQGTAGTRLQGVEQLGGIGFHLANQIRERIPLEVRTTVLGHIQRGGSPTAFDRVLGTRLGAAAVDAAARGDFGTMVALKTPDIVLVPLSELAGLCRTVPVDHQLLRAAEATGVNLGRGAM from the coding sequence ATGGCTTTGAAACGTGTGGGAATTCTGACCGGCGGGGGAGACTGCTCCGGGCTCAACGCCGTGATCCGGGCCGTGACCCGGACAGCCATCATCCAGTACGGGGCCGAGGTGGTGGGCCTGGAGGACGGCTTCGACGGTCTTGTCTTCAATCGGACCATGCCACTGACCACCAGAAGCACCAAGGACATCCTGACCCTGGGCGGAACGATCCTCGGGACCACCAACAAGGGCAACCCCTTCGCCTACCGCGAGTTCGACGACAGGGGTGAGATCGTGGTCCGTGACCTCTCGGCCCAGGCCATGGCGACCTTCCGCTCCCTGGAGTTGGACTGTCTCTTCGTGGTCGGCGGCGAGGGTACCCTGGAGCTGGGATACAAGTTCCAGCAGATGGGCATGCCCGTGGTCGGCATACCGAAGACCATAGACAACGACCTTTTCGGCACGGACTACACCTTCGGCTTCCAGACCGCCGTGCAGGTGGCCTGCGACGCCATGGACCGGCTGCACACCACGGGCCGCAGCCACGACCGGGTCATGATCCTTGAAGTCATGGGCCGCAATGCAGGATGGATTGCCCTGGAGGCGGGCCTTGCCGGGGGAGCGCACATCATCCTCATTCCGGAGATTCCCTACAACCTGGACAATGTCGTGACCAAGATCCGGCATCGCATTCGCGGCAAGAGCCCGTTCAGCATCATCATGGTGGCCGAGGGCGCCAGGGAGGAGGGCGGCGAACGCATCACCCAGGGCACGGCCGGGACCAGACTGCAGGGCGTGGAGCAGCTGGGCGGCATCGGATTCCATCTGGCCAACCAGATTCGCGAACGCATTCCGCTGGAAGTACGCACCACGGTGCTGGGCCATATCCAGCGCGGCGGCTCTCCCACGGCCTTCGACCGGGTGCTGGGCACTCGGCTGGGCGCGGCGGCGGTGGACGCGGCCGCGCGCGGGGATTTCGGCACCATGGTGGCCCTCAAAACCCCGGACATCGTGCTGGTGCCCCTCTCGGAACTGGCCGGATTGTGCCGCACCGTGCCCGTGGACCATCAGCTCCTCCGCGCGGCCGAGGCCACGGGCGTAAACCTGGGGCGCGGGGCCATGTAG
- a CDS encoding YidH family protein: MTGKTDPRVLFAAERTLFAWNRTGISLMAFGFVVERFGLYMQLLGVQGVLGAQRHLSFVGGIGFILLGAFIEIYSVLQHRHFLDTLHEMDIPAGYNTKAAMAINAVVGFMGVMLCLYLVLGVL; encoded by the coding sequence ATGACCGGCAAGACAGACCCCCGTGTCCTTTTCGCTGCGGAACGTACCCTCTTCGCCTGGAACCGGACAGGCATCTCCCTCATGGCCTTCGGCTTCGTGGTCGAGCGCTTCGGCCTCTACATGCAACTCCTCGGCGTGCAGGGCGTGCTCGGGGCCCAGCGTCACCTGTCCTTCGTCGGCGGCATCGGGTTCATTCTCCTGGGCGCCTTCATCGAGATCTATTCGGTGCTGCAGCACAGGCACTTCCTGGACACGCTGCACGAGATGGACATCCCCGCTGGCTACAACACCAAGGCCGCCATGGCCATCAACGCCGTGGTGGGGTTCATGGGTGTCATGCTGTGTCTGTATCTCGTGCTCGGTGTGCTCTGA